The genomic region TTCATCTGTTTGCACAAGTACGCTTCTCTGAACTTTCTCTGTTCTTCAAGATCTTGTATTCTCTAAGATGCTGAAGTTTTCCTTATCATATGTGTTTAGTGTCCTAAAAATAAGAGAAGTAACTTCTGTTCATGATCAGCACATCATATTTAAAAGGTTAAACACATATATGGATTCAAACTAACATTTTATCATGCATTGTACTGCAGCCAGAGTCTACTACTCATTTTTGTTGAACCTCTTTTAGGATGTATAACATGATAAATTTCTCTATGATATGTATTTGAACATGAAGCCTTTGGGGTTTCAAGGATGTTGTATGATTGAAATATAATATGTAAATACCCGCGGTTATTTATTTATAGGATTCTGTTTTTATGCAACCTACTTCTTTTGTAGTGTTTGTGTACCTCTCGGATGGTTTGATCCTTAAAATTTATGAGCTATTCATTTCTTGTTCTCTTGATGAAAATTGTAGCGACCATCAGAGGTGATGGAACTTTGTTTATGTTGGCAGTTATTTTGATAGTTCTGGGGTAAGTGGTGAGATCCCTTCAACATTTGCTAATCTGCAGAACTTAGAGACGGTGTAAGAATTTTTTTCATGTGTTGTTTTCTGTAATTTCCCAAACAATGTGCTAAGctcagaaaaaaaaattattcatgaaatttgaagcaataattttatttatttcaggTGGGCATCAGATACTGAACTTACTGGGAGGATACCTGAGTTTATAGGAAATTGGTCAAAGCTTACTGTCTTGTATGGTTTACTTTCTTTCTGGTTTTAAGGTCTTCTCTGATTTGCAGCAGAGGAAAATGGGATACATAATTGTGTCTTAATGCTATCTCTGCACATTTATTATGTCTCGGTCTATTCTTTGGTTGTAGGAGATTTCAAGGGAACTCTTTTGAAGGTCCTATACCTTCAACATTTGCCAATCTTACTTCTCTGACAGAGTTGTGAGTGCCTTACATTTTTTTTTtcgaacttaaaaaaaaaaaattgaaggtcTTTGACGTCAACATTCTAATATGATGTACTTGTAGGAGAATAAGTGGTTTATCTAATGGAAGTTCTCTAGCATTCATAAAGGATATGAAGTCCTTGGGTGTCTTGTAAGCCAGCTCAATTCCTGCTTCTCCTAATTTtgcttttttttctctctttttgtcCAATAAATTATAGTAGCATTGCCTCAAGAAAAGATACTGCATGCAGGGATCTAAGGAACAATAATATTTCTGGTACAATTCCATCCAGTATGGGAGAATACCAGAGTTTGACACAGCTGTAAGTTACTTTCTTGAATGGTTGTTTCCTTATAAGTCAAGCTTCTGTCAAGGCAGGTATAGAGTGTTGAACCTAAAAGCAGTCAACTGACCATTTGATTGGTCCTTCTAAAATGATGGTCAGATGTTTTATGAGAGCCTTTCATAAAGTTTCTTAAACCCAAACCTGTTTTACTTAAAATTGGGTTAGCAACCATTTTACTTAAAGCTTGATTGTTTACATAAGTGTGTCATATATGTTTGTGCATGCACATACTGATACACATATACACAGACACACACCATGTGTGTTGATATGTATGTCTATTTTGGTGGGAGAGAGCTGGTTACGATTTGATGAGTTTGGTGAAACTTGGGGAGCTTCATGATTGGCTTAaatagaattattatttttatcacttTTTGCTTGTTTCATACATTCTAATAACTGTTGAGTATTTTTTTCTAGGGATTTAAGCTTCAATAATATAACTGGACAGATCCCAGATTCACTTTTTAATTTGAGTTCACTCACTCATTTGTAAGACTCCAACTTCTAAGGAAAATATCTTCATGTACCTGTTGTTTTATGCATGAAAATGTAGttcattttgatgtttttatctGCAGATTTCTTGGAAATAATAAGTTGAATGGTACACTTCCTGCAGAAAAGAGTTCATCTCTTCGCAATATGTAAGTGCAACTTGTATCCTTCAACTCAATGAGAAGATGATATACAAAGATACAAATTTATTTGGCCTAATTGTTTATTACTGCCAGTATATTCATTTATGCGAATCTTAGGGACATCTTAAGCTGCAATCTCTTGTTCCTATTATTCTGGTGGTATAGCCCTATCTTTTGCCCACAAATCCCCAAGGGACCAGCTGCTAAAAGTTGTGTAGGATGAAAGTCGACAGAAATGAACCTTAGGAACCACTTTTAGGAAcaatgaataataaaatgtagCATACATGTCAAAAGAATTCAGATGTGCCATCGAATGCTGCTGTTTCTATTTGATTACCTATTAAAGTTTCTTAGTGGTTCTTTATGCAAAAGGAAGTATTATTTATATGAAAAGGATGCTTCATTCTGGCTTTTTTTTCTTGGAAATCATAAATGTTTCCAGGTTGGATATAAGAAGGTACAGATGAAGGCACATTATTGTGCCAAAGCCTTCACTGCTGGTTTTGCCTAGGAAACTAGGGACCATATGTATAGCACACTTCCAATGTCACCTAAGATTAATTGATGGTGAAACATAGATAGACAGAAGTTTTGGACGGTGTTTAAAGCTTGTATGAATTGATGTGATTTACTTCATTCTTAGTCTTTGAATATGTTTCATTCTCAACATGCAACCCTTGCAGAGATGTGTCGTACAACAATTTAGCTGGGAACTTTCCCTCTTGGATCTCTGAGCCAAATTTATTAATGTAAGTTTCTTATAGGTTTATGTTTGTACATATGCATATAGTCAATAAGATAAAAACAGATTCTGTTGTAATTTACAGGTTCTTAACTCCTGTTAAAATATTTTGTGCTCTTTTAAGATTTGTCCTCTGCTATCTCTTGAGATTGGTTGTCCAGTATTATATAAAGCTTCAATTTTTACATTGTGTCCTCGCATATACACTGAAAAATCAAGAAATTGACTACTTTTTCTATGGTGTGCATTATACAGTAACTTAGTTGCCAACAACTTCACAATAGGGGAGTCAAACAGCAGGTGATTCTCTTGGTGCTATTTTCTCTTTTACATGATTGAAGAAGATATGAAGTTGATTTAAGAAGTAGTTTTCCCTCTAATTAGAACATTATGGGTCTAGATTGTATTTGGTCACTTGTCCTTGCTATGTTACTGCTCTTGAGCCAGATGGGTGctataaatgataataaaataatgttagttcTATCGTTATAGTAGTCTTTTCTCTCAAAAACTAGATTCTATCattgtttatatgttttaaagTAAAATTGCTTATCTATTGTATGACAAGTCGGTAGTCTTTATTATTTTCTACGGTTTTTGGCTTTTGTGTACTTCTCTTTTTATGCCTCACGCCTTGTTATAGGAATAGATAAAAAAGTATTTCTAATGCTTAAATTTACCATTGGTTTCCTTTCACTTTACCTTTTGTGTTATGATGTGATATAATGAATGATTAGTACATTTTACAATTTTATCTAGAGAAAAAGAGTGACTACTTCTTGAAGGAAAAGGGTAACAATTTATTGCAGTTTGCAAAAAAGTCATTTGTGAATTTGATATGTTTAAGTTAAGCTGATTGATATTTGGATTTTGGACTGTCATTTGTCATCAAACATTATTAAGCAAGTGATCCTCATCCTTACACAGCTGTGTTGCTCTTTTATTTTCAGTGTTTTGCCATCCGGACTGAACTGCCTTCAACGTAATTTTCCTTGTAATCGAGGATCTGGAATCTGTGAGTATAATTTAAACTTTCCCTCTTCATGCTTCTTAAGGTGAAGCAAATAGGTTGCTACTTAGGCTAGAAGAGGATGGAAAGACCTTCCTGAGTTCATTAGAACGTATTATTGGCACAATATTGGATCATTATTGTCCGTTATCTGTTTTTCATGTTGTTGGTTTCGCATATTTGTTGCCTTCGCTGTTAACTTGTCTGTTTCCTTAGTTATTATTGAATCACCCCTACTATGGAAAAGTGTTAAATGGTATTACCAAACGTAGGTCAACTTTGAGGAATATTTTTCATTGCTTTTATGTTGAATGCTGACTGTAAGAGTTGCAAATGATGCTAATTTTTTTCCACTAAAGGTATCCTTTTCAGTGAGGTTGATGAGTATCTCTTTTGTGTTCATTTGCAGATTTTAACTTCGCAATTAATTCTGGTGGTCAACAAATAACATCATCAGATAGGACTCTGTTTGAGAGAGACAACGAGACACTTGGTCCGGCGTCATATTATGTTACCAACACAAATAGGTGGGCAGTCAGTAATGTTGGATATTTTACTGCGTCCCATAATCCTCAGTACATTATTACTTCAGGATCTCAGTTCACAAACACCCTAGACTCAGAGCTATTCCAGACAGCACGGATCTCTGCTTCCTCACTAAGGTACTATGGATTGGGGCTTGAAAATGGCAACTATACTGTTAGGCTTGAATTTGCAGAAACACAAATTGTAGAAACCAATAGATGGGAAGGTCTTGGGAGGCGTGTTTTTGATATTTATATCCAGGTTTGTACCTCTTTATGGAATTCTTCCCTGTCCTGCCCTTCCACTGTTATCCTGAAAGCTGATGTATTCCAGATGGTGCTAAAGTTTTTAATACTAACTAAAACTCTTCAAGAAGTAACAATTTTTGTTCAGTGCTCATATATTGACAATAGTACTTCATCTCTAGAAACGACACAGTTAAAATGGAACTGAGATTAACTCAATTTTGTAAATACTTGTGGAAATGACCACCTAAGATTTTGTTTCCTCATTTCGAATTTTATGCACAGTTTTTCTATAGAATTCTTCGCATATATGATTCCTCTTGGATGGGAAATTTTTAGCTCATGAAGAATTGTTAGTGCACCTAGTGGTCGTAAAGGTTAGAACCTTTCGAATAATGAATTTAACAAGTTAGCGGGTTCAAACTTGAAAAGGATCCTTTTGGTCTTAAGTAGGATAATTTTAGCTTATGAACGTTTTGTGTTTTAGCGTGATTCATATCATACTCTTTTATAAGAATAACATCAGCATTTAACTTTCTTTATTTCTGAATTTGATTATTCCAGGGGAGTCGTGTTTTAGAGGATTTTGACATACGGAAGGAAGCAGGTGGTGTTTCTAGACGAGCAGTTACAAGACAGTTTACAGCTGTGGTATCGGAAAACTACCTCGAAGTTCATTTGTTTTGGGCTGGAAAAGGGACTTGCTGTGTTCCAGCTCAAGGTACATATGGACCATCCATTTCAGCAATCAGTGCTACCCCAGGTCAGCAATCAACAATTTATTTGGTTAATGGCACAGTGTTTCAATAATACTGATTCCTCTGATTCATTCAGATTTCATACCTACTGTTAGTAATAATGCTCCAACCAGCGAGGAGAGTAGAACAGGTTTGATTGTGGGAATTGTTGTTGGTGTTGGAGTTGTATGCCTACTTTCTATTGCAGCTTTCTTCATTTTTAGGAGACGAAGAAGGGTCCCTATGAAGGATGATGAAGGTAAACTTCGTAGCCATGGTGCGAATATTATAATTGTAACTTCTTATTTTGAGATCATTTCTGGGTTTAAAAACTTGTCTGCTGCATCCATGTGGACCAAGTCGATGCAGACGCAAATTTCATCCTAAGGACAGAATGGAAGAAACCAGTTTGAATTCAAAGAAAACATTTTACACCTTTGCGACCAAGCATTTTTGGAACCACATAATTTCCTTTTGTTATTTAATACACCAACAACGTTTGAGAAAAGTAAGGTACTAATGACCATCCGTTTCTCCTGCTACCAGTTTTTGGTTTCAACTGGACAAGATTTTAAAGTACATCTACGAAGAAATTTTTTTAGCATAAAACCTTTTTATAtcagttttaaaaatttatttgacCGTAGAAACATATACAGAATCACCTTTTCTCCTAAGAAAATAAATCTTCTATTCTTGAATTTGCAGAGTTCCTGGGGATTGATGCTAGACCCTACACTTTCAATTATGCTGAACTTAAAGCTGCTACAGAGGATTTCAGTCCTGCAAATAAGCTTGGAGAGGGAGGGTTTGGGCCTGTCTATAAGGTAACTTTTGGTTCTCTTATTGGCAAAATGATGGAGCTGGGTGAATAAACCTGGATATGGGATTTTTGTCTCAAATGCCCATAACACCTGTGGATCCATGACTAATCTCAGATTACAAAATCCTTATGTCAACTAGATTTCGTAACACATGCAAATGcatatgaaatttattttaaattaaaaataaaaattaataaaataacaaaaattcaagTGTGTAAGACATGGAGTGATATTAGGGAAAGCCGGAAGTTAAAATAATTGCAGTGAAATTAAGGTGGACAAGACATACATAGCCttactttttcattttataataGTTTTAATTTATTTAGTAAATTCACCAACTGAGTTGGTGTCTATTAACACGTAACAGCAACTTAGTCAAACACAATAGATAAAGATATAGATTTTCCGAAGCAGAAGCAGTTCCCCTTGATTTGATTGTCAACCATTGTTAACATATACAAATGAGGAAAGGGAAAGACACGAGCAGCGATAAGACATGAGCCTTTGACATGATAATAAATTGAAAGTGACTGATCCTATTATCCCCTCATCCGTTTGCATTTTAAAACCAAATAAATGAAACTTGAcatttttattgttattctaTCTTTCCTTCCTTGTGAGAAAATGTGTGCTTCTGTTCTGGTTATGTTGATTTTAATTTGATGGAATCGTATGTCTAATACTGACTTTAAAAGACTGAATGAAAGGAACTCCAGTataataaaaatgatttaatCACTTTATTAGTAGTTTATTTGTTGAGTTTGTGATAGCTTGTttcatcttttctttattttttttaatcacACTACATAGGGAAGACTTGATGATGGAAGAGCAATTGCTGTCAAGCAATTGTCTGCAGTATCCCGGCAAGGCAAGAGCCAGTTTGTTACAGAAATTGCCACTATATCTGCTGTGCAACACCGTAACCTTGTCAAACTATATGGTTGCTGCATTGAGGCTGAACAACGTCTCCTCGTTTATGAATTTCTGGAAAACAAGAGTCTAGATCAAATATTGTTTGGTATGAAGATAGAATCAACTAAATTATTAATCATATGCCTATCTTTCGAAGATGTAAAATTGGAAAAATATTGAATGTATATAGTTACCTATGGTTTTCATGAAGCAGGAAAAAGTTTGGATCTCAACTGGACAACACGCTATGATATATGCTTGGGAGTAGCACGCGGTTTAGCTTATCTTCATGAAGAATCAAGGGTTCGCATTGTGCACAGAGATGTCAAGTCCAGTAATATTTTGCTTGATTCTGATCTCACCCCAAAAATCTCCGATTTCGGTCTAGCCAAACTTTACGATGATAAGAAGACCCACATAAGTACCCGTGTTGCAGGGACAATGTAAGATTCTTAAGACTAGCAAACCTGATTTTTTTTTACCAAATTTATTGCTTTTCAACATGTTTTATGCATCAAGGAGAATAAATACTAACTTCTTGTTTTATTTACCAATGTAGTGGATATCTTGCACCAGAGTATGCCATGCGTGGGCACCTTACAGAGAAGACTGATGTGTTTGCCTTTGGTGTCGTGTGTCTAGAGATTGTTAGTGGAAGACCTAATGCTGACTCAGGATTGGAGGAACAGCAGATGTACCTTCTTGAATGGGTATGAAAttcgttttcttttttctttattggATATATGGGAGGAACAGCAGATGTACCTTTTGCTTTGGTATTTGACATTGGGTTTTCTGCTCCAACATCCTCATTTAAATATCTTGTATCCATCAGTTAGATTTATAGACTCATATTCGTGTCACTTTTAGCATCTTCAAAACATATTTTTCACCTTCGATCTTTGCTTTCTGAGTTTCGTCTGCATTatgcatataattattttttctaaACTATGCTTTCCATCTTTCTGCTCATTAGGCTTGGCACCTGCATGAAGTAGACCGGGAAGTTGAACTGGTAGACAGTAATTTATCAGAATTCGACGAGGAAGAAGTGAAGCGTGTTATAGGAATCGCTCTTTTGTGCACTCAGACATCACTCCTGCAGAGGCCATCCATGTCTCGTGTCGTGGCCATGCTTTCAGGAGACACAGATGTGAGCAGGGAGGTTTCAAGGCCTGGATACTTAACCGACTGGAAATTCGATGACACAACAAGCTTTATAAGTAATGAGGCAACTAGAGCAAGTGATACCAGCTACGGTAGTACAAGCATA from Gossypium arboreum isolate Shixiya-1 chromosome 1, ASM2569848v2, whole genome shotgun sequence harbors:
- the LOC108472551 gene encoding probable LRR receptor-like serine/threonine-protein kinase At1g56140 → MKMWKLFRSEQVLGLSLCALCVLVLPFAAEAQNQSQPTTDPAEVRALNSIFEDWGITARQDQWNTTGDPCSGAALDSDSTDIDNVAYNPFIKCDCSFSNGSTCHITRLKVYALNVMGVIPDELWTLTFLTNLRLGQNYLTGPLSTSIGNLTRMQWLDIGINALSGELPKEIGLLTDLRLFAFGTNNFSGPLPSELGNCSMLQQLYFDSSGVSGEIPSTFANLQNLETVWASDTELTGRIPEFIGNWSKLTVLRFQGNSFEGPIPSTFANLTSLTELRISGLSNGSSLAFIKDMKSLGVLDLRNNNISGTIPSSMGEYQSLTQLDLSFNNITGQIPDSLFNLSSLTHLFLGNNKLNGTLPAEKSSSLRNIDVSYNNLAGNFPSWISEPNLLINLVANNFTIGESNSSVLPSGLNCLQRNFPCNRGSGIYFNFAINSGGQQITSSDRTLFERDNETLGPASYYVTNTNRWAVSNVGYFTASHNPQYIITSGSQFTNTLDSELFQTARISASSLRYYGLGLENGNYTVRLEFAETQIVETNRWEGLGRRVFDIYIQGSRVLEDFDIRKEAGGVSRRAVTRQFTAVVSENYLEVHLFWAGKGTCCVPAQGTYGPSISAISATPDFIPTVSNNAPTSEESRTGLIVGIVVGVGVVCLLSIAAFFIFRRRRRVPMKDDEEFLGIDARPYTFNYAELKAATEDFSPANKLGEGGFGPVYKGRLDDGRAIAVKQLSAVSRQGKSQFVTEIATISAVQHRNLVKLYGCCIEAEQRLLVYEFLENKSLDQILFGKSLDLNWTTRYDICLGVARGLAYLHEESRVRIVHRDVKSSNILLDSDLTPKISDFGLAKLYDDKKTHISTRVAGTIGYLAPEYAMRGHLTEKTDVFAFGVVCLEIVSGRPNADSGLEEQQMYLLEWAWHLHEVDREVELVDSNLSEFDEEEVKRVIGIALLCTQTSLLQRPSMSRVVAMLSGDTDVSREVSRPGYLTDWKFDDTTSFISNEATRASDTSYGSTSIAAGAESSPVNLTKPMLHSIIGEGR